CAACGCCGGGAAACGGCGCTGACGCTTGTCGGCAGCGGGCTGCGACGTTTCCCTGAACAGTGGACCGAGGCGCTTCCCGACGCCGTGTTCCTGCCTGCCGCTTGGGACCACCCCCACCCGCAGACCCTGCTGCGGCTGGCCGAAGAGGCTGAATTCACACAAACGCCCCCCTCTCCACTGTATCTGCGCGCCTCGGACGCCGAAGACAACCTGTCTACCATCGCCGGCAAACGGGGACTCGATCCTGATGCCGCCCGCCAAAGTATCCCGGATTTTTTGAGCTGAATTCGCCGGTTTCGCACCTGTCCAGGAGAGCGAGCCAGAGGCGCCACAAACCATTCAGCTCCCCCGAAAAGCATCCCGGAAGCACACCCTTTTCTTCGCCCCGCAAATCACGTATTTTGGGTCCCGTTGTTCGTAATTCACAGCCCCTGGATGAGCAGGCCATGGCCAAACTTTCGCCCACACTGGAAGACTATCTGGAGACGATCTTTCTCCTGGAATCGGAGCACAAGGCTGCGCGTCCCAAGGACATCGCCAGCAATCTCAATGTCCAGCGCGCCTCGGTCACCGGGGCCCTGCAGAGCTTGTCCGAAAAGGGGCTGGTCAATTACCAGCCCTACAGCGCTGTCACGCTCACCTCGGAGGGGTTTCGTGTCGCCACCAAGGTGGTCCACCGCCACCGGGTCCTGGCCGAATTCCTCCAGACCTTTCTCCAACTTGCTCCGGAAGTGGCCGAGGCCAACGCCTGCCGCCTGGAACACGACATCGACGACGAAACCCTGGAACGGCTGATCGCCTTTATCAAATTTGTCCAGCAATGCCCCCGGACCGGGCCGGACTGGCTCCAGGCCTTCACCCGATTTTGTGAGCACAAGGGGCGTTGCGAAAATTGCAGCCCGTGTCTGCGCCACTGCCTGGAGACCTATGAAGACGAGCACGGCGAGTCGTAACATCCCAGGGCTGCCTTAGGGCGACCGGCCACGAACCACCAGCTCCCGCTCAATACAAACACCTGCCAATGAGGTTTTGGATGGAAATACAATGTCCGAAATGCGCGTTTGTCCGTAACGTTCCCGATACCAAAATTCCGGCCCGGGCCCGTATGGCCACTTGTCCCAAATGCGGTCACAAATTTCCGTTTCGGGATCTCGAGCCGTCTGAAGAAACGGTGAAGCACACCGAGCCGGACACGCCTTCCCCGGAGACCCAGGCCCCGTCCCCGGAAAACGCCGTCCCACCGCCCTCAGCGGCTGAAACAGACTCCCAGACACCGGAACCCGAGACCGCGCCGGAACCGGCTGAGCAGGAGGCGTCTGAACAGGAGGCTCCTCCCCGCGAGGACATCTGGGCCTCGCTGGAAGCGCTCAATGCCGAGCCTGAACCCGATACCGACCCCATGCCGAATCCCGAGGAGGTCCCCTGGGAGAACCTCGAAGAACACGGTTTTTTTACCGGGCTGCGCCTGACCATCACCCGGGCCATGCTCTCCCCGCGCCGCTTTTTCTCCCACATGCCTGTGGCCAACGGACTCAGCATGCCGCTGGTCTTTTACCTGCTCATCGCCGAGGTCCAGGCCCTGGCCCAATTTTTCTGGCAACTCGCGGGCATCGCCCCCCAAATGGGCCAAGGGTCGCAAATGGGGGTCGCCGGCGTCGGATCAGCCCTTATCCTGATCGTTTACCCCTTGTTTTTGACCTGTATCCTTTTTTTTGTCTCCGGAATCAATCACGCGTGTCTGATCGCCCTGCGCGCCGGGGAGGCCGGCTTCCAGGGCACCTTTCGCACCGTCGCCTACGGCAGCGCCCCGTTTGTCCTGGCGGTCATTCCCCTTGTGGGCCCCATGCTCGGCGGCGTCTGGGCCATGGTCTGCACCATTATCGGCCTGAGTTGCGTCCACCGCACCAGCCTCGGGCGGGTTCTGCTGGCCATGTTCCTGCCGTTTCTGCTGCTGGCGGGATTGTCTGTGGTCCTGGTTGTGCTCCAGTCCATAGTCTAGGGGGGACAGTGTGGTGGCCTCGCGACTGCGTTCCCTGGTACATTGGCTGAAAAACCGCAGGCGCCTCAAACGGGAAACCTCCCCGGACGCGTTCCGGCGCGCCACCGAAGAAATGCTTGAGCTCATCGGCATGGCCCGGGGAGTCTGGCCCGGCGACAGCCAGTTCCAGACCCGGTTGCAACGCATCGAACGGGAAATGCACCAGCTTCAGGAATTGACCGCCCAGCGCCGGTTCCGCCATTTATCGCTGCAAAAACGGCTGGAGTTACGCGACAGTCTCCAGCGCTCGCGGCAGATGCTGATGCACAGCCTGGAAACCGTACCGCCGCCCACGGACCGGGTCCAATAAAATGGGCTCTTCGTCACAGGGCATGGAATTTCAGACGCAAAAGTTTGCTGTCTCTTCTGTGTGCTTCGAGCGAAAGGCCCGCACATTTTCTTGGTCCCGCCAAAAGGGGGAAACCGGACCGCGAACTGAATGCTCCCTGGCGGATTTTGATGCAACAAGGGCCATCTTCGACACCTGGAGTTCTGCTTTACTTGAGAGTCCGGAGGGGGCAAGGATCCCCCTTTGGCGGGATTGAGAAAATACCGGGCCGAAAGTGGGCACATAGAAGTGACGGCAAACTCCAAAAATCCACAGGATCCGTCAAAGAACCATAAAATGGACCTGTTCACCACGGCCTTCCGGGGGGCGTACGGCCCGGAACGCATGGACTTTTGCACCTCCTCGTGGCATACGGTGCTGAGTTTTTTGATCGCCGTGCAGCGTGAGCCTCAGCCGCTGCCTGCACCGTCCCACCCCGTCCCTCCCCCGGGAGAGCGAGTGGTACAAGATCGGACACACGGCCGATTTCCGGGGAGGGACTTCGCTTCTTGTCGACGACAGCAAAACGGTTGGTGCCGCAAGGCCCGCCGATAGAACCTCTAGCCCAAAGTGGGTTATGCATATGATCGGAATATCCAAATTGTATTGTGACGCCATCGAACCGTCCGACGCCCTGCGCTATGGCCGCCAATCCGGAAAACTCCCCTCGCACCTCCTGCAATTCTCCGAGGACAAAAAACCGGTGGTGGTCTGGAACATGACCCAACGGTGCAACCTCAAATGCGTGCATTGCTATGCCCAAGCCATCGACCCCGAGGGCAAGGACGAAATCAGCACCGACCAGGGCAAGGCGATCATCGACGACCTCGCTGCCTTCGGCGCCCCGGTCATGCTCTTTTCCGGCGGCGAACCCCTGGTGCGCAAAGACCTGCCAGAACTCGCCTCTTACGCCGTGTCCAAAGGCATGCGCGCGGTCATTTCCACCAACGGCACCCTGATCACCAAGGACAAGGCCCGGGAACTCAAATCCATCGGCCTGTCCTATGTCGGCATCTCCCTGGACGGCGGTGAAGCCACGCACGACAAATTTCGCGGTGTGCCGGGCGCTTTCAAAAAAGCCATGGAAGGGGTCGACAATTGCCAGGCCGAAGGGCTCAAGGTCGGCCTGCGTTTCACAGTCAACAAGCGCAATTTCGAAGAAGTCCCGACCATCTTCCACATTCTCAGGGAAAAGGAGATCCCCCGGGTCTGTTTTTACCACCTTGTGTACTCCGGGCGCGGCTCGGAACTGATCAAGGAAGACCTGACCCACGAGCAGACCCGCCGTCTGGTCGATCTGATCATGGACGAAACCAAGGCCCTGTTCGACGACGGGCTTCCCAAAGAGGTCCTGACTGTGGACAACCATGCCGACGGCCCCTACGTCTACCAGCGTCTGCTGCAGGAAAATCCGGAACGGGCCAAACAGGTCATGGAATTGCTCCAATTCAACGAAGGCAACAATTCCGGCCGTGGTATCGGGTGCATCTCCTGGGACGGACAGGTCCACGCCGACCAGTTCTGGCGCATCCACACCTTCGGCAATGTCTTGGAGCGGCCGTTTTCCGAGATCTGGACCGACCCCTCCATTGAGTTGCTGCACAAGCTCAAGGACAAAAAGGCCCATGTCGGCGGACGCTGCGCCAAGTGCCAATATCTCAACATCTGCGGCGGCAACTTCCGCGCCCGGGCCGAGGCCTATTACGGAGATATCTGGGCCCAGGACCCGGCCTGCTATCTGACGGACGAAGAAATCGGCATCTCCTAGCCGGGCGGCGCCCCGCCCCGAACGTGGAGATGGGCTGCGCGTCCCGTTCGGCTTGGTCGGACGGGCTTCCTTGAATATGTAGCCAAACGTGGTCACAAAGGCGCATCTCATGGCGAAAACAGACTTCTTCAGAGGCCGTCGTTTGCGACAGACGGCCACAATGCGAGCCCTGGTCCGCGAAACCGTGCTCCGGCCCGAAGACCTGATTCAGCCCTATTTCGTGGCCGAGGGCGACCGGCACGCCAGCCGGCCTATCGGGTCCATGCCCGGCCAGCACCAACTCGGTCTGGAGGCCCTGACGGCCCGGGTGAGTCAGGCCGTGGACAACGGCCTCCACGCGGTCATGCTCTTCGGCATCCCTGAGTCCAAGGATCCGCAAGGGTCTCAAGCCTATGCCCCGGAGGGCATCGTCCAGGAAGCGGTCCGCCGCCTCAAAGCTGCCGTGCCGGAGCTGACGGTCATCACTGACGTCTGCCTCTGCGAATTCACCTCGCACGGCCATTGCGGTCTCGTGGACGGCCAGCAGGTCCTCAACGACCCGACCCTGGAACTCTTGGCTGCCACCGCTGTCTCCCACGCCGAGGCCGGAGCGGACATCGTCGCCCCCTCGGACATGATGGACGGACGGGTTCAGGCCATCCGGCTCGCTTTGGATACCGCCGGTTTTCAACAGAC
The sequence above is drawn from the Desulfohalobium retbaense DSM 5692 genome and encodes:
- a CDS encoding metal-dependent transcriptional regulator, producing MAKLSPTLEDYLETIFLLESEHKAARPKDIASNLNVQRASVTGALQSLSEKGLVNYQPYSAVTLTSEGFRVATKVVHRHRVLAEFLQTFLQLAPEVAEANACRLEHDIDDETLERLIAFIKFVQQCPRTGPDWLQAFTRFCEHKGRCENCSPCLRHCLETYEDEHGES
- a CDS encoding zinc-ribbon domain-containing protein, translating into MEIQCPKCAFVRNVPDTKIPARARMATCPKCGHKFPFRDLEPSEETVKHTEPDTPSPETQAPSPENAVPPPSAAETDSQTPEPETAPEPAEQEASEQEAPPREDIWASLEALNAEPEPDTDPMPNPEEVPWENLEEHGFFTGLRLTITRAMLSPRRFFSHMPVANGLSMPLVFYLLIAEVQALAQFFWQLAGIAPQMGQGSQMGVAGVGSALILIVYPLFLTCILFFVSGINHACLIALRAGEAGFQGTFRTVAYGSAPFVLAVIPLVGPMLGGVWAMVCTIIGLSCVHRTSLGRVLLAMFLPFLLLAGLSVVLVVLQSIV
- the ahbC gene encoding 12,18-didecarboxysiroheme deacetylase; the protein is MIGISKLYCDAIEPSDALRYGRQSGKLPSHLLQFSEDKKPVVVWNMTQRCNLKCVHCYAQAIDPEGKDEISTDQGKAIIDDLAAFGAPVMLFSGGEPLVRKDLPELASYAVSKGMRAVISTNGTLITKDKARELKSIGLSYVGISLDGGEATHDKFRGVPGAFKKAMEGVDNCQAEGLKVGLRFTVNKRNFEEVPTIFHILREKEIPRVCFYHLVYSGRGSELIKEDLTHEQTRRLVDLIMDETKALFDDGLPKEVLTVDNHADGPYVYQRLLQENPERAKQVMELLQFNEGNNSGRGIGCISWDGQVHADQFWRIHTFGNVLERPFSEIWTDPSIELLHKLKDKKAHVGGRCAKCQYLNICGGNFRARAEAYYGDIWAQDPACYLTDEEIGIS
- the hemB gene encoding porphobilinogen synthase, with the protein product MAKTDFFRGRRLRQTATMRALVRETVLRPEDLIQPYFVAEGDRHASRPIGSMPGQHQLGLEALTARVSQAVDNGLHAVMLFGIPESKDPQGSQAYAPEGIVQEAVRRLKAAVPELTVITDVCLCEFTSHGHCGLVDGQQVLNDPTLELLAATAVSHAEAGADIVAPSDMMDGRVQAIRLALDTAGFQQTPIMSYAVKYASAFYGPFREAAESAPQFGDRKTYQMDPSNAREGLREAEADTAEGADFLMVKPALAYLDILSQLRQRSTLPLAAYHVSGEYSLIKAAAQQGWIDEQAVALESLTSIKRAGADLILTYFAEQALDWLS